Proteins encoded by one window of Lycium barbarum isolate Lr01 chromosome 11, ASM1917538v2, whole genome shotgun sequence:
- the LOC132620007 gene encoding uncharacterized protein LOC132620007, with product MVQAGEKRLLQLPELEEFRYHVYEIAKMYKERTKRIHDRRIQSRDFEPRQLVFLYNSRLKIFGGKFKSKWFGPFEVVRVTAHGAVELKRPNSDETFLVNGQRVKHYYGETTDRARTTIDLKED from the coding sequence atggttcaagctggagagAAGAGACTGTTGCAGCTGCCCGAGTTGGAGGAATTCCGCTATCATGTTTATGAAATTGCGAAAATGTATAAGGAGCGCACCAAGAGAATTCATGACAGGCGCATCCAATCTCGTGATTTTGAGCCCAGGCAGTTAGTTTTCCTGTATAACTCTAGGCTGAAGATTTTCGGGGGAAAGTTTAAGAGTAAGTGGTTTGGGCCATTCGAGGTGGTTCGTGTGACAGCACATGGAGCAGTTGAGCTAAAGAGACCCAACTCGGATGAGACATTCTTGGTGAACggacaaagagtgaagcattactacggGGAGACCACTGACCGCGCAAGAACCACCATCGATCTAAAAGAGGATTGA